Proteins co-encoded in one Streptomyces sp. NBC_01283 genomic window:
- a CDS encoding leucine-rich repeat domain-containing protein, which produces MTVGTENVLNYWHGGLSEVPDAVWHHPSLEVLLLPDNALTRLPARIGTLASLHTLDLGHNHLTELPPELGDLTSLSRFLYVHDNRLTSLPDSLGNLKRLAYLNVGENRLTALPDTLGSLDALVELRAQRNHLTSLPSSLGALTALRELWLRGNRLTSLPTSLHGLADLRELELRENEFATVPEALRGLPRLRRLDLRANRLRELPPWIGDLPALEKLDLRWNEVAVPDELLRRLEGRGCVVLR; this is translated from the coding sequence GTGACGGTCGGTACCGAGAACGTACTCAACTACTGGCACGGCGGCCTGAGCGAGGTTCCCGACGCGGTGTGGCACCACCCGTCCCTGGAGGTCCTGCTCCTGCCCGACAACGCGCTCACGCGGCTCCCCGCGCGGATCGGCACCCTGGCCTCGCTGCACACGCTGGACCTGGGCCACAACCACCTGACGGAGCTCCCGCCGGAGCTCGGGGACCTGACGTCCCTGAGCCGCTTCCTCTACGTCCACGACAACCGCCTCACGTCGCTGCCGGACTCCCTGGGCAACCTGAAGCGGCTGGCGTACCTCAATGTGGGCGAGAACCGGCTGACGGCGCTTCCGGACACCCTGGGCTCACTCGACGCCCTGGTGGAACTGCGCGCCCAGCGCAACCACCTGACCTCGCTCCCTTCCTCGCTCGGCGCCCTGACCGCGCTGCGCGAACTGTGGCTGCGCGGGAACCGCCTCACCTCGCTCCCCACCTCGCTCCACGGCCTCGCCGACCTGCGCGAACTGGAGCTGCGCGAGAACGAGTTCGCGACGGTGCCGGAGGCCCTGCGTGGCCTGCCCCGCCTGCGGAGACTCGATCTGCGGGCGAACCGCCTGCGGGAGCTCCCGCCGTGGATCGGCGACCTGCCCGCGCTGGAGAAGCTCGACCTGCGCTGGAACGAGGTCGCCGTGCCGGATGAGCTGCTGCGGAGGCTGGAGGGGCGGGGGTGTGTGGTGCTGCGGTGA
- a CDS encoding universal stress protein — translation MSDEAPVEAVAAVDGPVVVAVDGSAGSDHALEWALTAARLRNAPLRVVHVRQYAMPLADGPYMPTIDHRSDADPVVDRVRAALEGRTDLPPLTVEVVEGTAGRDIPRLGDGARLLVLGSRGRGGFTSLLLGSNGLACARDAACPVVVVRPDEGLTPGAGPRVVLGLDALSPHDDTIGFAFAEAALRGAALRVVCAYPGPVLVYTATGDFVTSAEADAATAAQYTELAGEQLAPFQERYPKVRVEREVLPGDAAGILVEASREAELVVVGRHQHRKPLGRLMGSVTNAVLLHAQGAVAVVPPEPR, via the coding sequence ATGAGTGACGAAGCGCCCGTTGAAGCCGTTGCCGCCGTCGATGGACCTGTTGTCGTGGCCGTCGACGGGTCGGCAGGCAGCGACCACGCCCTGGAATGGGCACTGACCGCCGCGCGGCTGCGGAACGCGCCGCTGCGCGTCGTGCACGTGCGGCAGTACGCGATGCCGCTGGCCGACGGTCCGTACATGCCGACCATCGATCACCGATCGGACGCCGACCCGGTCGTCGACCGGGTGCGGGCTGCCCTGGAGGGACGGACGGACCTGCCGCCACTGACCGTCGAGGTCGTGGAGGGCACCGCCGGGAGGGACATCCCGCGGCTCGGCGACGGGGCGCGGTTGCTGGTACTCGGATCGCGCGGGCGCGGCGGATTCACCAGTCTGCTGCTCGGCTCGAACGGCCTTGCGTGCGCGCGGGACGCGGCGTGCCCCGTAGTCGTGGTGCGGCCGGACGAAGGGCTCACGCCGGGGGCCGGGCCGCGCGTGGTGCTCGGGCTCGACGCGCTCTCCCCGCACGACGACACGATCGGCTTCGCCTTCGCGGAAGCGGCGCTGCGGGGCGCGGCGCTCCGGGTCGTCTGCGCCTATCCCGGGCCCGTCCTCGTCTACACGGCCACCGGTGACTTCGTGACTTCGGCGGAGGCGGACGCGGCGACCGCGGCGCAGTACACGGAGCTGGCGGGCGAGCAGCTCGCGCCCTTCCAGGAGCGGTATCCGAAGGTGCGCGTCGAGAGGGAGGTCCTGCCGGGGGACGCGGCGGGGATCCTGGTGGAGGCGTCGCGGGAGGCGGAGCTCGTGGTGGTGGGGAGGCACCAGCACCGGAAGCCGCTGGGGAGGCTGATGGGATCGGTGACCAACGCCGTGCTGCTGCACGCGCAGGGCGCGGTGGCCGTGGTGCCGCCGGAGCCCCGGTAG
- a CDS encoding thiolase domain-containing protein: protein MNKEPVAVVGIGQTKHVAARQDVSIAGLVREAAQQALTDAELTWADIDAVVIGKAPDFFEGVMMPELYLADALGAVGKPMLRVHTAGSVGGSTALVAANLIAGRVHGTVLTLAFEKQSESNAMWGLSLPVPFQQPLLAGAGGFFAPHVRAYMRRTGAPDTVGSLVAYKDRRNALKNPYAHLHEHDITLEKVQASPMLWDPIRYSETCPSSDGACAMILTDRAGAARSPRPPAWMHGGAMRSEPTLHAGKDFVSPQAGKDCAADVYRQAGVTDPRREIDAVEMYVPFSWYEPMWLENLGFAEEGEGWKLTESGVTELDGDLPVNMSGGVLSTNPIGASGMIRFAEAALQVRGQAGEHQIDGARRALGHAYGGGSQFFSMWLVGAEQPTT, encoded by the coding sequence GTGAACAAGGAGCCCGTGGCCGTCGTCGGAATCGGCCAGACCAAGCACGTCGCCGCCCGGCAGGACGTTTCGATCGCGGGGCTCGTCCGGGAGGCGGCCCAACAGGCTCTCACGGACGCCGAGTTGACGTGGGCCGACATCGACGCCGTGGTCATCGGCAAGGCGCCGGACTTCTTCGAGGGCGTCATGATGCCCGAGCTGTACCTCGCCGACGCGCTCGGCGCCGTGGGCAAGCCGATGCTGCGCGTCCACACGGCGGGCTCCGTCGGCGGCTCCACGGCGCTGGTCGCCGCGAATCTGATCGCGGGCCGCGTCCACGGCACCGTACTGACCCTCGCCTTCGAAAAGCAGTCGGAATCCAACGCGATGTGGGGGCTCTCCCTGCCCGTCCCCTTCCAGCAGCCTCTCCTCGCGGGCGCGGGCGGCTTCTTCGCCCCGCACGTGCGCGCCTACATGCGGCGCACCGGCGCCCCCGACACGGTCGGCTCGCTCGTCGCCTACAAGGACCGCCGCAACGCCCTGAAGAACCCCTACGCGCACCTGCACGAGCACGACATCACCCTGGAGAAGGTCCAGGCATCGCCGATGCTCTGGGACCCGATCCGCTACTCCGAGACCTGCCCGTCATCCGACGGGGCCTGCGCGATGATCCTCACCGACCGTGCGGGCGCGGCCCGTTCGCCCCGGCCGCCCGCCTGGATGCACGGCGGCGCGATGCGCAGCGAGCCGACCCTGCACGCGGGCAAGGACTTCGTCTCGCCGCAGGCGGGCAAGGACTGCGCGGCCGACGTCTACCGGCAGGCGGGGGTCACGGACCCGCGGCGCGAGATCGACGCCGTGGAGATGTACGTGCCGTTCTCCTGGTACGAGCCGATGTGGCTGGAGAACCTGGGCTTCGCCGAGGAGGGCGAGGGCTGGAAGCTCACCGAGTCGGGCGTGACGGAGCTGGACGGCGATCTGCCCGTCAACATGTCGGGCGGTGTCCTGTCCACCAATCCCATCGGCGCCTCGGGCATGATCCGCTTCGCCGAAGCGGCACTTCAGGTGCGCGGCCAGGCCGGCGAGCACCAGATCGACGGGGCCCGCAGGGCGCTCGGACACGCCTACGGAGGCGGCTCGCAGTTCTTCTCCATGTGGCTGGTCGGCGCGGAGCAGCCCACGACGTGA
- a CDS encoding thiolase domain-containing protein, with the protein MPPAKTSAKPSVMRSVRDIAIVAFGQTDHLRSTDELSEVEMLMPVLHQVLASTGLKTSDIGFTCSGSSDYLAGRAFSFTMALDGVGAWPPISESHVEMDGAWALYEAWTKLLTGDADTALVYSYGKSSPGSVRDVLTRQLDPYYVAPLWPDSVALAALQAQALIDAGDADEPALAGVAARSRGDAAANSHAQLSGSVPQGDYVVRPLRAGDCPPIGDGAAAVILAAGDRARELCERPAWIRGIDHRIEAHSLGVRDLTDSPSSRLAAERAGAFERPVDTAELHAPFTSQEIVLRKALKLGDDVSVNPSGGALAANPVMAAGLIRLGEAAARIHRGESDRALAHATSGPCLQQNLVAVLEGES; encoded by the coding sequence ATGCCGCCCGCGAAGACGTCCGCGAAGCCGTCGGTGATGCGGTCCGTCCGGGACATCGCCATCGTGGCCTTCGGGCAGACCGACCATCTGCGCTCCACCGACGAGCTCTCCGAGGTGGAGATGCTCATGCCGGTCCTGCACCAGGTCCTCGCCTCGACCGGCCTGAAGACCAGCGACATCGGCTTCACGTGCTCGGGCTCGTCGGACTATCTCGCGGGCCGCGCCTTCTCCTTCACCATGGCGCTGGACGGGGTGGGAGCCTGGCCGCCGATCTCCGAGTCGCACGTCGAGATGGACGGGGCCTGGGCGCTGTACGAGGCGTGGACCAAGCTCCTCACCGGCGACGCCGACACCGCGCTCGTGTACTCCTACGGCAAGTCGTCCCCGGGATCGGTGCGTGACGTACTGACCCGGCAGCTCGACCCGTACTACGTGGCGCCCCTCTGGCCGGACTCGGTCGCCCTCGCCGCCCTCCAGGCGCAGGCCCTCATCGACGCCGGGGACGCCGATGAGCCCGCACTCGCCGGGGTCGCCGCACGCAGCCGCGGGGACGCCGCCGCCAACTCCCATGCCCAGCTGAGCGGTTCGGTGCCGCAGGGTGACTACGTCGTACGCCCCCTGCGCGCCGGCGACTGCCCGCCCATCGGGGACGGTGCCGCCGCCGTCATCCTCGCGGCGGGGGACCGGGCCCGTGAGCTGTGCGAGCGGCCCGCGTGGATCCGGGGCATCGACCACCGCATCGAGGCACACAGCCTCGGCGTGCGCGACCTCACCGACTCGCCCTCCAGCCGCCTGGCCGCCGAACGGGCCGGTGCCTTCGAACGGCCCGTGGACACCGCCGAGCTGCACGCGCCGTTCACCTCCCAGGAGATCGTCCTGCGCAAGGCACTGAAGCTGGGTGACGACGTCTCCGTGAACCCGTCCGGGGGCGCCCTTGCCGCGAACCCCGTCATGGCCGCCGGTCTGATCCGGCTCGGCGAGGCCGCGGCCCGCATCCACCGGGGCGAGTCGGACCGCGCCCTCGCGCACGCCACATCCGGCCCCTGCCTCCAGCAGAACCTGGTCGCCGTCCTCGAAGGAGAGTCGTGA
- a CDS encoding Zn-ribbon domain-containing OB-fold protein: MASAPSPEVLRAPLVVEFPFTRSLGPVQSAFLTGLRERTVLGVRTTDGRTLVPPVEYDPVTADEIRDLVEVSATGTVATWAWNHEPRRGQPLDRPFAWVLVKLDGADTALLHALDAPGPEEVRTGMRVRIRWAAERTGAITDIACFEAYEGPEGGEAAPHEGEFSDPVTGIVAPARLDYTYAPGRAQTAYINALSEQRTVGERCPSCHKVYVPPRGACPTCGVATTDRVEVGPRGTVTTYCIVNIKAKNLDIEVPYVYAHIALDGADLALHARIAGIPYDQVRMGLRVEPVWTEGARFPDHYRPTGEPDADYDTYKELV; encoded by the coding sequence ATGGCATCCGCCCCCTCACCCGAAGTGCTGCGTGCGCCTCTCGTGGTCGAGTTTCCGTTCACCCGGTCCCTCGGGCCCGTGCAGAGCGCCTTTCTGACCGGGCTGCGCGAGCGCACCGTGCTCGGGGTCAGGACCACCGACGGACGCACGCTCGTCCCGCCCGTCGAGTACGACCCCGTGACCGCCGACGAGATACGTGACCTGGTCGAGGTCTCCGCCACCGGCACCGTCGCCACCTGGGCCTGGAACCATGAACCCCGCAGGGGGCAGCCCCTGGACCGGCCCTTCGCCTGGGTCCTGGTGAAGCTCGACGGCGCCGACACCGCCCTGCTGCACGCCCTGGACGCGCCGGGCCCCGAAGAGGTCAGGACCGGCATGCGGGTCCGCATCCGCTGGGCCGCCGAGCGCACCGGCGCCATCACCGACATCGCCTGCTTCGAGGCGTACGAAGGGCCGGAAGGCGGCGAAGCCGCCCCGCACGAGGGGGAGTTCAGTGACCCCGTCACCGGCATCGTCGCCCCCGCGCGCCTCGACTACACCTACGCGCCCGGCCGCGCGCAGACCGCCTACATCAATGCCCTCTCCGAGCAGCGGACCGTCGGCGAGCGCTGCCCCTCCTGCCACAAGGTCTACGTCCCGCCCCGCGGCGCCTGCCCCACCTGCGGCGTCGCCACGACCGACCGGGTCGAAGTCGGCCCCCGCGGCACCGTCACCACGTACTGCATCGTCAACATCAAGGCGAAGAACCTCGACATCGAAGTGCCCTACGTGTACGCGCACATCGCCCTCGACGGCGCCGACCTCGCCCTGCACGCCCGCATCGCGGGCATCCCCTACGACCAGGTGCGGATGGGTCTTCGCGTCGAGCCGGTGTGGACCGAGGGTGCCCGCTTCCCCGACCACTACCGGCCCACGGGTGAGCCGGACGCCGACTACGACACGTACAAGGAGCTGGTGTAG
- a CDS encoding glycoside hydrolase N-terminal domain-containing protein codes for MKSAVGGAAVLASGGGVLAGTASAVDGGDGGGHKRRDTSDESLLWYAKPAADWEREALPIGNGALGAMIFGTLASERLQFNEKTLWTGGPGSREGYDFGNWREPRPDALDAVRKELDEKGALTPDAVAAGLGQSRRGYGAHQTFGDLHLDIPGAPAAPDATYRRALDLRTGLATVTYTHQKVRHEREFFASHPDGVLVGRLGADRPASVTCTVRHTSPRADFTVKADGDRIAVRGELADNGLTFEAQLRVAHQGGTRTANADGSITVTGADHVWFALAAGTDYADTYPDYRGDDPHARVTRTVDQAVARGHAALRARHLRDHGDLFERVALDLGQTTPADVPTDELLKGYGAGASPADRALEALFFQYGRYLLIASSRPGSLPANLQGVWNNSTTPPWSADYHTNINLQMNYWLAEAANLAETTAPYDRFVEALRAPGRRTAKEMFGSRGWVVHNETNPYGFTGVHDWSTAFWFPEAAAWLTAQLYEHYRFGGSTEYLRTTAYPAMKEAAEFWLDNLRTDPRDGTLVVTPSYSPEHGDFTAGDSMAQQIVHDLLTNTLEAARVLGDSAAFRAELEKTLGKLDPGLRVGSWGQLQEWKADLDSRTDDHRHVSHLYALHPGRQIRPGSEWADAAKVSLTARGDGGTGWSKAWKVNFWARLRDGDHAHKMLGEQLKSSTLPNLWDTHPPFQIDGNFGATSGIVEMLLQSQFDVIEVLPALPASWPEGSVRGLRARGGARLDVEWSGGRATRIVLTATRTRELTVRSSLLKGGEKTFKARAGQRYVFD; via the coding sequence ATGAAGTCCGCCGTAGGCGGAGCGGCCGTCCTGGCATCGGGTGGAGGCGTGCTCGCCGGCACCGCGTCCGCAGTCGACGGAGGGGATGGCGGAGGACATAAGCGACGTGACACCTCCGATGAATCGCTGCTCTGGTATGCGAAGCCCGCCGCGGACTGGGAGCGCGAGGCCCTCCCCATCGGCAATGGGGCCCTCGGCGCCATGATCTTCGGCACCCTCGCCTCGGAGCGGCTCCAGTTCAACGAGAAGACCCTGTGGACCGGCGGCCCCGGCTCCCGCGAGGGCTACGACTTCGGCAACTGGCGCGAGCCCCGCCCCGACGCCCTCGACGCGGTGCGCAAGGAGCTGGACGAGAAGGGCGCCCTCACCCCCGACGCGGTCGCGGCCGGCCTCGGCCAGTCCCGCCGCGGCTACGGCGCCCACCAGACCTTCGGCGATCTGCACCTCGACATCCCGGGCGCCCCGGCCGCGCCCGACGCCACGTACCGCCGTGCCCTCGATCTCCGCACGGGCCTCGCGACCGTGACGTACACCCACCAAAAGGTGCGCCACGAGCGGGAGTTCTTCGCCTCCCACCCCGACGGCGTGCTCGTCGGGCGGCTCGGCGCCGACCGCCCCGCGAGTGTCACCTGCACCGTGCGCCACACCTCACCCCGCGCCGACTTCACCGTGAAGGCCGACGGCGACCGGATCGCCGTACGCGGTGAACTCGCCGACAACGGCCTCACGTTCGAGGCCCAGCTGCGCGTGGCCCACCAAGGCGGCACGCGCACGGCGAACGCGGACGGCAGCATCACCGTCACCGGAGCCGACCACGTCTGGTTCGCGCTCGCCGCGGGAACCGACTACGCCGACACCTACCCCGACTACCGCGGCGACGACCCGCACGCACGCGTCACCCGCACCGTCGACCAGGCCGTCGCCCGCGGACACGCCGCGCTGCGCGCACGCCATCTGCGCGACCACGGCGACCTGTTCGAGCGCGTCGCCCTCGACCTCGGCCAGACCACCCCGGCCGACGTCCCCACCGACGAGCTGCTCAAGGGATACGGGGCAGGGGCGAGCCCGGCCGACCGCGCCCTCGAAGCCCTCTTCTTCCAGTACGGGCGCTACCTCCTCATCGCCTCGTCCCGGCCCGGCTCGCTGCCCGCGAACCTCCAGGGAGTGTGGAACAACAGCACGACCCCGCCCTGGTCGGCCGACTACCACACCAACATCAACCTCCAGATGAACTACTGGCTCGCCGAGGCCGCCAACCTCGCCGAGACCACCGCCCCCTACGACCGCTTCGTCGAGGCACTGCGCGCGCCGGGGCGGCGTACGGCGAAGGAGATGTTCGGCTCACGGGGCTGGGTCGTGCACAACGAGACCAACCCCTACGGCTTCACCGGTGTCCACGACTGGTCCACTGCCTTCTGGTTCCCCGAGGCCGCCGCGTGGCTCACCGCGCAGCTCTACGAGCACTACCGCTTCGGCGGCTCCACGGAGTACCTCCGCACCACCGCCTATCCCGCGATGAAGGAGGCCGCCGAGTTCTGGCTCGACAACCTCCGCACCGACCCTCGCGACGGCACCCTCGTCGTCACCCCCAGCTACTCGCCCGAGCACGGCGACTTCACCGCGGGCGACTCCATGGCCCAGCAGATCGTCCACGACCTGCTCACCAACACCCTGGAAGCCGCCCGCGTGCTCGGTGACTCGGCGGCCTTCCGCGCCGAGCTGGAGAAGACCCTCGGCAAGCTCGACCCGGGCCTGCGCGTCGGCTCCTGGGGACAGCTCCAGGAGTGGAAGGCCGACCTGGACTCCAGGACCGACGACCACCGGCACGTCTCCCACCTCTACGCCCTGCACCCCGGACGCCAGATCCGGCCGGGCAGCGAGTGGGCCGACGCGGCGAAGGTCTCCCTCACCGCGCGCGGCGACGGCGGCACGGGCTGGTCCAAGGCGTGGAAGGTCAACTTCTGGGCACGCCTGCGAGACGGCGACCACGCGCACAAGATGCTCGGCGAGCAGCTCAAGTCCTCGACGCTGCCGAACCTCTGGGACACCCACCCGCCGTTCCAGATCGACGGCAACTTCGGCGCGACGTCGGGCATCGTGGAGATGCTCCTGCAGAGCCAGTTCGACGTCATCGAGGTACTGCCCGCACTGCCCGCGAGCTGGCCCGAGGGCTCGGTGCGCGGCCTGCGCGCACGCGGCGGCGCCCGCCTCGACGTCGAGTGGTCGGGCGGACGGGCCACGCGCATCGTGCTCACCGCCACGCGCACCCGCGAACTCACCGTGCGCAGCAGCCTGTTGAAGGGCGGCGAGAAGACCTTCAAGGCGCGGGCAGGACAGCGGTACGTCTTCGACTGA
- a CDS encoding DUF397 domain-containing protein, with translation MAESTIQQHPLAGQQRPLAGWDKPELDLSTADWQSSSDGRGDVEIAFVEGFIAMRNAGRPESPSLIFTPAEWGAFVHGARAGEFDLT, from the coding sequence GTGGCCGAAAGCACCATTCAGCAGCATCCGCTCGCAGGTCAGCAGCGCCCGCTCGCGGGCTGGGACAAGCCGGAGCTCGACCTCAGCACAGCGGACTGGCAATCGAGCAGCGACGGGCGGGGTGATGTGGAGATCGCCTTTGTCGAGGGTTTCATCGCGATGCGCAACGCGGGCCGTCCCGAGAGTCCGTCCCTCATCTTCACTCCGGCGGAGTGGGGCGCGTTCGTGCACGGCGCGCGTGCGGGGGAGTTCGATCTGACGTAG
- a CDS encoding AAA family ATPase translates to MVHHVTHGRRILFERESELASVEEALTELCGLSQDGSEPPDRSRGALIAFAGRAGLGKTSLLAEARRRAVAKGCTVAPARGGDQEQRVAFHVARQLVQPLLASVPDAELRDVLGSWYAIVGPALGLCAAPDDAPPDPQGLRDGLDWVLTHLAVQRAPLVVMVDDAHWADAESLSWLTAFAPRAESLPLLLVVAYRPEELPAHAEEFRGLPGRAGQRPIGLEPLSATAVARLVRDTLGARADDAFCRECWAVTAGNPFEAVELTAKVRDRGLTPDEAGAHLLRDLAAAVKGNGLVARLERLGTSTVRFAWACAVLGTSISPGLAAAVAGIGERESADCADRLRRARVLTGADTLEFVHPLIATAVYRAIPGGVRVALHGQAAWSVINAGLGASAAARHLLEVHPDGDTWVVQQLRAAARETVRAGAPDAARRYLARALREPPPWEDRAAVLYELGCASLLTEPATTVNHLRAALEEPITDPVLRHGIVYRLSQVLAHTDRLEEASDALAREIRLTSDPRVRIRMHAEQFMWDAFRADEPDSPARSRRLARLADRLPGRDLTERYIIGLRAWDATLRAEPAQTAVRNAERALVGGLGWAEEGRGFEVPVLVALTFLYADRPGRAEELFAAGIADFERQGWRGAHLSFAYTLLGYVRFRRGRLAEAEDFVRAGLRIAERVGSGTPAHWYAVGILIEILLARGRVAEATRTAEEYGFGEPFPAAVVFPDAQAVHGELLLARGLTRDAAAELAAAGRRLDPRGMRNPAWCPWQLHLALAEADDAPGRALATAYEAVRRARRFATASAVGQALRITADVASGSARIKLLEESVSHLERSPAAYELACALVRLGAELRRSGRPKDAADPLYRGLEAAVQCGADGLVEQARDELAAAGLRPRLLHGTETDTLTARERTAATLSVRGASAARIAEEMHTDEPAVVRLLSAVYRKVGTDHSGLAAALALHHPR, encoded by the coding sequence ATGGTGCATCACGTCACCCACGGAAGGCGGATCCTCTTCGAGCGAGAGAGCGAACTCGCGTCGGTCGAGGAGGCGTTGACCGAGCTGTGCGGTCTGTCGCAAGACGGGTCGGAGCCCCCGGACCGGTCCCGGGGCGCGCTCATCGCCTTCGCGGGCCGTGCGGGTCTCGGCAAGACCTCCCTGCTCGCCGAGGCGCGGCGCCGCGCCGTCGCCAAGGGCTGCACCGTGGCGCCGGCCCGCGGCGGCGACCAGGAGCAGCGGGTCGCCTTCCACGTCGCCCGGCAGCTGGTGCAGCCGCTGCTCGCCTCCGTCCCCGACGCGGAGCTGCGGGACGTCCTCGGCAGCTGGTACGCCATCGTCGGCCCCGCCCTCGGGCTCTGCGCGGCGCCGGACGACGCGCCCCCAGACCCGCAGGGGCTGCGGGACGGGCTCGACTGGGTGCTCACCCATCTCGCCGTGCAGCGCGCTCCGTTGGTGGTCATGGTCGACGACGCGCACTGGGCCGACGCCGAATCACTGAGCTGGCTCACCGCCTTCGCGCCCCGCGCGGAATCCCTCCCGCTGCTGCTCGTCGTCGCCTACCGGCCCGAGGAACTTCCCGCCCATGCCGAGGAGTTCAGAGGCCTGCCCGGACGTGCCGGGCAGCGGCCCATCGGACTCGAACCGCTCAGCGCCACCGCGGTCGCCCGTCTCGTACGGGACACGCTCGGCGCCCGCGCCGACGACGCGTTCTGCCGCGAATGCTGGGCGGTCACCGCGGGCAACCCGTTCGAGGCCGTGGAACTGACCGCGAAGGTGCGCGACCGCGGGCTGACCCCCGACGAGGCCGGTGCGCATCTGCTGCGCGATCTCGCCGCCGCCGTGAAGGGCAACGGCCTCGTCGCCCGCCTGGAGCGGCTCGGCACCTCCACCGTCCGGTTCGCCTGGGCCTGCGCCGTCCTGGGCACCTCGATCTCCCCGGGCCTCGCCGCGGCCGTCGCGGGCATCGGCGAGCGGGAGTCCGCCGACTGCGCCGACCGCCTGCGCCGCGCCCGGGTCCTGACCGGCGCCGACACCCTGGAGTTCGTGCACCCGCTGATCGCCACCGCCGTCTACCGCGCCATCCCCGGCGGCGTGCGCGTCGCCCTGCACGGGCAGGCCGCATGGTCCGTGATCAACGCGGGGCTCGGCGCTTCCGCCGCCGCACGCCACCTCCTCGAGGTCCACCCCGACGGCGACACCTGGGTCGTGCAGCAGCTGCGCGCCGCCGCCCGCGAGACCGTCCGCGCGGGCGCCCCCGACGCGGCCCGCCGCTATCTCGCCCGCGCCCTGCGCGAACCCCCGCCCTGGGAGGACCGCGCCGCGGTCCTCTACGAACTCGGCTGCGCGTCCCTCCTGACCGAACCGGCCACGACCGTCAACCACCTGCGCGCCGCGCTCGAAGAGCCCATCACCGACCCCGTCCTGCGGCACGGCATCGTCTACCGCCTCTCCCAGGTCCTCGCCCACACCGACCGGCTCGAAGAGGCCTCCGACGCCCTCGCCCGCGAGATCCGCCTCACCAGCGATCCGCGGGTGCGCATCCGGATGCACGCCGAGCAGTTCATGTGGGACGCCTTCCGCGCCGACGAACCCGACTCGCCCGCCCGTTCCCGGCGCCTGGCCCGCCTCGCCGACCGGCTGCCCGGCCGCGATCTCACCGAGCGGTACATCATCGGGCTCCGCGCCTGGGACGCGACGCTGCGCGCCGAACCCGCCCAGACCGCCGTCCGCAACGCCGAGCGCGCCCTGGTCGGCGGGCTCGGCTGGGCCGAGGAGGGGCGGGGCTTCGAGGTCCCCGTCCTGGTCGCGCTCACCTTCCTGTACGCCGACCGGCCGGGGCGGGCCGAGGAACTCTTCGCGGCCGGGATCGCCGACTTCGAGCGGCAGGGCTGGCGCGGCGCCCACCTGTCGTTCGCGTACACGCTTCTCGGGTACGTACGCTTCCGCCGCGGGCGCCTCGCCGAAGCCGAGGACTTCGTGCGCGCGGGGCTGCGGATCGCCGAGCGGGTGGGCTCGGGAACGCCTGCCCACTGGTACGCCGTCGGCATCCTCATCGAGATCCTGCTGGCCCGTGGCCGCGTCGCCGAGGCCACCCGGACCGCCGAGGAGTACGGCTTCGGGGAGCCCTTCCCGGCGGCCGTCGTCTTCCCCGACGCCCAGGCCGTGCACGGCGAACTGCTCCTCGCCCGCGGCCTCACCCGGGACGCGGCTGCCGAACTCGCCGCTGCGGGCCGCCGCCTCGACCCGCGCGGCATGCGCAACCCCGCCTGGTGCCCCTGGCAGCTCCACCTCGCGCTCGCCGAGGCCGACGACGCCCCCGGGCGCGCGCTCGCCACCGCGTACGAAGCGGTCCGCCGGGCCCGCAGGTTCGCCACCGCGTCGGCGGTCGGGCAGGCGCTGAGGATCACCGCCGACGTCGCATCGGGCTCCGCGCGCATCAAGCTCCTGGAGGAATCCGTCAGCCACCTGGAGCGATCGCCCGCGGCGTACGAACTCGCCTGCGCGCTGGTCCGTCTTGGCGCCGAACTGCGCCGCTCCGGCCGCCCCAAGGACGCCGCCGACCCGCTCTACCGCGGGCTGGAGGCGGCCGTCCAGTGCGGAGCCGACGGCCTGGTGGAGCAGGCCCGTGACGAGCTGGCGGCGGCCGGCCTGCGCCCCCGGCTGCTGCACGGCACCGAGACGGACACGCTCACCGCGCGCGAGCGCACCGCCGCGACGCTCTCCGTCCGCGGCGCGTCCGCCGCCCGCATCGCCGAGGAGATGCACACCGACGAGCCGGCCGTCGTCCGGCTGCTCTCCGCCGTCTACCGGAAAGTGGGAACGGACCACTCCGGTCTTGCCGCCGCGCTCGCGCTCCACCACCCCCGCTGA